In Clostridium sp. JN-1, one genomic interval encodes:
- a CDS encoding ABC transporter substrate-binding protein, whose protein sequence is MKKLLAFFLCIIFLVSAGGCSKSKASKDEQQFSLYIDTKDKASQNTLKFIIDEYKKKNPKVKILASNVIGDKIEDQISKSSDIDLVCVSRNDMIKIIQKGLLSDMGSFYSENKINDKYYTAVNAYGRFKDKYYGVPIMPYTIEILYNKSSFSSLNLKPPSNINDMKEVLKKLNQASIRVPVVLGEDMDINSTALSIIVNNNISMRKLENSYDNMESYKNLTEMKSAFSSIQDLIKEGVINKNTFEIGNENSIKKFNNGDIPVIITSSYYIKNLINNKNISMVEYVNDSSSKVNVPVICNSILCMSINTKNNEEAAKFMKFASSDELSKTLASKGYITGNKKADKVFKDNINKSIINQLSESTENNVLYIYNVPEKLKNSISSQLEQMLSGKTSADLWDYIIKDAYKQ, encoded by the coding sequence ATGAAAAAGTTGTTAGCATTTTTTTTATGTATAATATTTCTAGTTAGCGCTGGTGGATGCAGTAAATCAAAAGCTTCTAAAGATGAACAGCAATTTAGTCTATATATTGACACAAAAGATAAAGCATCTCAAAATACGTTGAAGTTTATAATAGATGAATACAAGAAGAAGAATCCTAAGGTTAAAATTTTAGCAAGCAATGTTATAGGAGATAAGATAGAAGATCAAATAAGTAAGTCTTCAGATATTGATTTAGTATGTGTTTCTAGAAATGACATGATTAAAATAATTCAAAAGGGATTATTAAGCGATATGGGAAGTTTTTATAGTGAAAATAAAATAAATGATAAGTATTATACTGCTGTCAATGCATATGGAAGGTTTAAAGATAAGTACTATGGTGTTCCAATAATGCCTTATACTATAGAAATATTATACAATAAAAGTAGTTTCAGCAGCCTTAATTTGAAACCACCTAGCAATATAAATGATATGAAGGAAGTTTTAAAAAAGTTAAATCAAGCATCTATAAGAGTCCCGGTGGTTTTAGGTGAAGATATGGATATAAACAGTACAGCCTTGTCCATAATAGTAAATAATAATATTAGCATGAGGAAGCTGGAGAATAGTTACGATAATATGGAATCATATAAAAATTTAACTGAAATGAAGTCTGCTTTTAGCAGTATTCAAGATTTAATAAAGGAAGGAGTTATAAATAAAAATACTTTTGAAATTGGAAATGAAAATAGTATTAAAAAATTTAATAATGGAGATATTCCAGTTATAATAACTTCTTCATATTATATTAAGAATCTTATAAATAATAAAAATATTTCAATGGTAGAGTATGTAAATGACTCTTCATCAAAAGTAAATGTCCCTGTTATTTGTAATTCAATATTGTGTATGTCAATAAATACTAAAAACAATGAAGAAGCAGCTAAATTTATGAAATTTGCTTCAAGTGACGAACTATCTAAAACACTTGCAAGTAAGGGATATATAACTGGTAATAAGAAAGCTGATAAAGTATTTAAAGATAATATAAATAAGAGTATAATAAATCAGTTATCGGAAAGTACTGAAAACAATGTGTTATATATATATAATGTTCCTGAAAAACTAAAGAACAGCATATCAAGTCAATTGGAGCAGATGCTGAGCGGAAAAACTTCGGCAGACTTATGGGATTATATAATAAAAGATGCATATAAACAATAA
- a CDS encoding VCBS repeat-containing protein, which produces MKLRVLFLKKKHIYILLLILVFLILTLMLFIKKQPAQTFSSMPQTETIKSDFDGDGNKKDTLYLKKMDSKYCLQIKTENKLYDIAPSSSCKTISDVCNYWPVHITLMDVSRDKISEIFVQGCIKDKPIEYVFSWNTNKFENIFSNSNNILGFIDCKNNKTPKVISGKFVDGNIYTYNYICLDYKFKNYNYETNQTFMGKDSICAFINFIQGLPQNKDYIPRDIFSMNIVDKEFDLISDMASQNNSYVFQDAIFKETKCTNKGDASEVLWKLSFKGISNTDKNSIKNYTMSLTLTADPSSDKKYYFKISSMSLI; this is translated from the coding sequence ATGAAACTTAGGGTATTATTTCTAAAGAAAAAACATATTTACATTTTATTATTAATATTGGTTTTTCTTATATTAACATTAATGCTATTTATAAAAAAGCAGCCTGCTCAAACTTTTAGCAGTATGCCGCAAACCGAGACAATAAAATCTGACTTTGATGGTGATGGAAACAAAAAAGATACTTTGTATCTAAAAAAAATGGACAGCAAGTATTGTTTGCAAATAAAAACTGAAAACAAACTATATGATATTGCTCCTAGCAGCTCTTGTAAAACTATATCTGATGTTTGCAATTACTGGCCTGTACACATAACTCTTATGGATGTATCAAGGGATAAGATTTCCGAAATATTTGTTCAAGGCTGCATAAAAGATAAACCTATTGAATATGTATTTTCATGGAACACCAATAAATTTGAGAACATTTTTTCAAATTCAAATAACATATTGGGATTTATTGACTGTAAAAACAATAAAACTCCTAAGGTAATATCCGGCAAGTTTGTAGATGGTAACATATATACTTATAATTATATATGTTTAGATTATAAGTTTAAAAACTACAACTACGAAACCAATCAAACATTTATGGGAAAAGACAGCATATGTGCTTTTATCAACTTTATACAAGGTTTGCCGCAAAACAAAGATTATATACCAAGAGATATATTTAGTATGAATATAGTAGATAAGGAATTTGATTTAATATCAGATATGGCTTCTCAAAATAACTCTTACGTATTTCAAGATGCAATTTTTAAAGAAACTAAATGTACAAATAAAGGAGATGCTTCTGAGGTATTATGGAAGTTAAGTTTCAAGGGCATATCAAATACAGATAAAAACTCAATTAAAAATTATACTATGAGCTTAACTTTAACAGCTGATCCAAGTAGTGATAAAAAATATTACTTTAAAATATCATCAATGAGTTTAATTTAG
- a CDS encoding transcriptional regulator gives MSKISHLIELMITLQYKGLTTASELAESLNVDKKTIYRYVSSLNEANIPVHTKKGRYGGFYIDEEFHMRSVKLSCEELESLLMAAEILTKENGFIREKELKTAVSKIKNLSVNENEELKFINANSNFNIRQAGNLENLDDKISKINYAINKGKSLSINYFSINKNNLTIKKIDPYDLIFRMGSWYLIGYCHSTDSIEILKVSRIQSLKTTNEIYIKPHNFSLKDYLDNFWAVFNGDKIKVIIKFCSQVSDFIKSGKWHINQKITDLEDGSVMLEMYLNNIDDIKSWVFSFGKYAEVVEPDELRKEIKKELQDVYVKY, from the coding sequence ATGTCAAAGATTTCTCATTTAATAGAATTAATGATTACGTTACAATATAAAGGGCTTACAACAGCATCAGAACTTGCGGAAAGTCTAAATGTAGATAAAAAGACAATATATAGATATGTAAGCAGCTTAAATGAAGCTAATATTCCAGTTCATACCAAGAAAGGTAGGTACGGTGGTTTCTACATAGATGAAGAATTCCACATGAGGTCTGTGAAGTTAAGCTGTGAAGAATTAGAATCTTTGCTTATGGCAGCAGAAATATTAACTAAAGAAAATGGCTTTATCAGAGAAAAAGAATTAAAAACAGCTGTATCAAAAATAAAAAACTTATCAGTAAATGAGAATGAGGAATTAAAATTTATAAACGCGAATTCAAATTTTAATATTAGACAAGCTGGAAATCTTGAAAATTTAGATGATAAAATATCTAAAATAAACTATGCAATTAATAAGGGAAAAAGTTTAAGTATTAATTACTTTTCTATTAACAAGAATAATCTAACTATTAAAAAGATTGATCCTTATGATTTGATATTTAGGATGGGTTCATGGTATTTAATTGGATATTGTCATAGTACAGACAGTATAGAAATTTTAAAAGTTTCTAGAATACAAAGTTTAAAAACTACAAATGAAATATACATAAAGCCTCATAACTTTTCGCTAAAGGATTACTTAGATAATTTTTGGGCAGTATTTAACGGAGATAAGATTAAAGTAATTATAAAGTTTTGCAGTCAAGTTTCTGATTTTATAAAAAGTGGAAAGTGGCATATAAATCAAAAAATAACTGATTTAGAGGATGGATCTGTAATGCTTGAGATGTATTTAAATAATATTGATGATATAAAATCATGGGTGTTTAGTTTTGGAAAATATGCTGAAGTCGTTGAACCAGATGAATTAAGAAAAGAAATAAAAAAAGAATTACAGGATGTGTATGTAAAATATTAA
- a CDS encoding PHP domain-containing protein: protein MKIDYHVHLEEGPYSANWIGRTANALEFFMKDKTYSYKWMQSLMTKLNKRVKEEEYSEYWLDLYLERAKEVGIVDHLYRFHDTLDYYEKHIYLESDKLGNIQRKWLNQVSVIPSMNQFIEFIQSQKEKWEKQGVQLKLGIEADFFPNGEEELEKLITCKPWDYVIGSVHFINGWGFDNPEGAYIFEKVNLMKLYKIHTSYVCQAIESQLFDIAAHLDNLKVFCYRPDEKLLQSCYEKVASSLRNHNIATELNTGLSYRAPIEEACPSPDTCRRWQNIISR, encoded by the coding sequence TTGAAGATAGATTACCATGTTCATTTAGAAGAAGGACCCTATTCAGCGAATTGGATTGGCCGCACCGCAAATGCTTTGGAATTCTTCATGAAGGATAAAACCTATTCTTATAAGTGGATGCAATCACTAATGACTAAATTAAATAAAAGAGTGAAAGAAGAGGAATATTCTGAGTATTGGCTTGATTTATACCTGGAGCGGGCAAAGGAAGTTGGTATCGTGGATCATCTCTATCGATTTCATGATACTCTGGATTATTATGAAAAGCATATTTATCTCGAATCAGATAAATTAGGAAATATACAAAGAAAGTGGTTGAATCAAGTATCTGTCATACCGTCCATGAATCAGTTTATTGAATTTATTCAATCCCAAAAAGAAAAGTGGGAAAAACAAGGGGTTCAGCTCAAACTAGGGATCGAAGCGGATTTCTTTCCAAATGGGGAGGAGGAGCTGGAAAAATTAATCACATGTAAACCGTGGGACTATGTCATAGGTTCAGTTCATTTTATAAATGGCTGGGGTTTTGATAACCCAGAAGGTGCGTATATTTTTGAAAAAGTAAATTTGATGAAGTTATACAAAATACACACCTCTTATGTTTGCCAAGCAATTGAGTCACAGCTATTTGATATAGCAGCACATTTGGATAATTTGAAAGTATTCTGTTATCGTCCTGACGAGAAACTGTTGCAAAGTTGTTATGAAAAGGTCGCTTCGTCATTGAGGAATCATAATATTGCTACCGAATTGAATACAGGGCTTTCCTATCGTGCTCCGATAGAAGAAGCCTGCCCAAGCCCTGACACTTGCAGACGCTGGCAAAATATCATATCCCGATGA
- a CDS encoding excisionase family DNA-binding protein: MEKTTMSVQELSSQMGISLPKAYELVKSPGFPIILIGTRILIPVDAYKEWLLKNPAHR, encoded by the coding sequence ATGGAGAAAACGACCATGAGTGTGCAGGAGCTATCGTCACAGATGGGCATAAGCCTACCCAAAGCCTATGAACTTGTAAAATCGCCGGGATTCCCCATCATACTAATTGGTACAAGGATTTTAATTCCGGTTGATGCCTATAAGGAATGGCTGCTCAAAAACCCGGCACACAGATAA